From Chelatococcus sp. YT9, a single genomic window includes:
- the argH gene encoding argininosuccinate lyase — translation MWGGRFSTTPSALMEAINVSIGFDKRLAGEDITGSLAHSDMLAATGIITEADRDAIHAGLEAVREEITEGHFAFSTALEDIHMNVEARLREIAGPAAGRLHTARSRNDQVATDIRLFVRDAHDRADAGFTALMRALLIQAEQHVATVMPGFTHLQSAQPVTFGHHLMAYVEMIGRDRSRMRDSRKRLNECPLGAAALAGTSFPIDRHMTAKALGFDGPTRNSLDSVSDRDSLLEYMTVASIAAVHLSRLAEELVVWMTPQFAFVRLSDRWTTGSSIMPQKKNPDAAELVRAKTGRIFGALMGLLTVMKGLPLAYSKDMQEDKERLFDAVDTLELALAATAGMIEDLTVDEGRMAAAAGAGFSTATDLADWLVRALDMPFRDAHHVTGRLVAEAERQGVDLEDLPLEAFTSVEPRITAAVYDVLGVDNSVKSRTSFGGTAPARVAEQIAWWKSKI, via the coding sequence ATGTGGGGCGGGCGATTTTCCACCACGCCAAGCGCGCTGATGGAGGCGATCAACGTCTCGATCGGCTTCGACAAGCGTCTGGCGGGTGAGGATATCACGGGCTCCCTTGCCCACAGTGATATGCTCGCCGCGACCGGCATCATCACCGAGGCGGATCGCGACGCGATCCATGCGGGTCTCGAGGCCGTCCGTGAGGAGATCACCGAGGGGCATTTCGCCTTTTCCACGGCGCTCGAAGACATTCATATGAATGTCGAGGCTCGCTTGCGCGAGATCGCCGGTCCAGCGGCCGGCCGGCTGCATACCGCGCGCAGCCGCAATGACCAGGTTGCCACCGACATCCGCCTGTTCGTGCGTGACGCCCATGACCGCGCCGACGCCGGCTTCACCGCGCTGATGCGTGCCCTTCTCATCCAGGCCGAGCAGCATGTGGCGACGGTGATGCCTGGCTTCACGCATCTTCAAAGCGCGCAACCCGTGACTTTCGGTCATCATCTCATGGCCTATGTCGAGATGATCGGGCGCGATCGCAGTCGCATGCGCGATTCCCGCAAGCGTCTCAACGAATGCCCGCTTGGCGCCGCGGCTCTTGCCGGCACGTCCTTTCCCATCGACAGGCATATGACGGCCAAGGCGCTCGGCTTTGATGGACCGACGCGTAATTCGCTCGATTCAGTGTCGGACCGGGATTCGCTTCTGGAATACATGACGGTGGCCTCTATTGCGGCCGTCCACCTGTCGCGCCTCGCCGAGGAACTCGTGGTGTGGATGACGCCGCAGTTTGCCTTCGTGCGTCTTTCGGACCGCTGGACCACAGGCTCCAGCATCATGCCGCAGAAGAAGAACCCGGACGCGGCCGAGCTCGTGCGAGCAAAAACGGGACGGATCTTCGGTGCGCTGATGGGCCTCCTGACTGTCATGAAAGGTTTGCCGCTCGCCTATTCCAAGGACATGCAGGAAGATAAGGAGCGTCTGTTCGACGCAGTCGATACACTCGAACTCGCGCTGGCCGCGACGGCTGGGATGATCGAGGATCTCACCGTCGATGAGGGCCGCATGGCAGCCGCTGCCGGCGCCGGTTTCTCCACCGCCACCGATCTCGCCGACTGGCTGGTGCGCGCTCTCGACATGCCCTTCCGCGACGCCCACCACGTCACAGGCCGGCTGGTCGCGGAGGCCGAACGGCAGGGCGTTGATCTGGAAGATTTGCCTCTCGAGGCATTCACTTCGGTCGAGCCGCGCATCACCGCGGCGGTTTACGATGTGCTCGGCGTCGACAATTCGGTGAAATCGCGTACCAGTTTCGGCGGCACGGCACCTGCGCGTGTGGCGGAGCAGATCGCCTGGTGGAAGAGCAAAATCTGA